The following proteins are encoded in a genomic region of Actinomycetota bacterium:
- a CDS encoding RtcB family protein, with amino-acid sequence MRVPGRVFIPEMFLVEADKALTQVKNVACLPGIVEASMAMPDIHWGYGFPIGGVAATDIEDGGVVSPGGVGFDIGCGVRLLASRFTAEDFEARAEAVMGELDRRIPRGLGKGAVADRLDIDEVLSDGAAAVLSAGYGWESDLDRCEENGTSVGAVPASIGDRAKRRGGGQLGSLGAGNHFLEVQVVEEIHDAATANVFGLGAGMICVMIHCGSRGLGHQTCTDQLEIMGRASARYGIELPDRQLASVPVRSPEGERYLAAMASAANFAWANRHVLAHEVRQAFARAFSTTPEHTGMRLVFDVAHNLAKIEEHIVDGSSRRLCVHRKGATRAFGPGHPDLADDLRAVGQPVLVPGSMGTASWVLAGVENNPAFFSAAHGAGRMMSRKKAKRRGSGADVKRALERKGIVVRPGSVALLSEEAPYAYKDVDTVVGVCEEVSLARRVARLRPLGVVKG; translated from the coding sequence ATGCGTGTGCCCGGTCGAGTCTTCATCCCGGAGATGTTTCTTGTGGAGGCGGACAAGGCGCTGACGCAGGTGAAAAACGTTGCGTGCCTTCCCGGTATCGTTGAAGCCTCGATGGCGATGCCGGACATCCATTGGGGATACGGGTTCCCGATCGGGGGCGTTGCGGCAACCGACATCGAAGACGGCGGCGTCGTTTCACCCGGCGGCGTGGGGTTCGATATCGGCTGCGGCGTACGGCTCCTCGCTTCCAGGTTCACGGCAGAGGACTTCGAAGCGCGGGCCGAGGCGGTAATGGGAGAGCTCGATCGACGGATTCCACGGGGCCTTGGCAAGGGAGCCGTCGCCGACCGCCTCGACATCGACGAAGTGCTCAGTGACGGTGCTGCCGCGGTGCTTTCCGCCGGGTATGGCTGGGAGAGTGATCTGGATCGGTGTGAGGAGAATGGGACATCCGTCGGAGCAGTCCCCGCGTCGATCGGCGACCGCGCCAAACGGCGCGGGGGTGGACAATTGGGCTCGCTCGGGGCGGGTAACCACTTCCTCGAGGTCCAGGTCGTGGAGGAAATCCACGATGCCGCCACAGCGAACGTCTTTGGACTCGGTGCAGGGATGATCTGTGTGATGATCCACTGTGGGAGCCGGGGCCTCGGTCACCAGACCTGTACGGATCAACTGGAGATCATGGGCCGTGCCTCGGCTCGGTACGGGATCGAGCTTCCCGATCGGCAACTTGCCTCGGTCCCCGTGCGGTCCCCGGAGGGCGAACGGTATCTCGCCGCGATGGCGTCGGCAGCCAACTTCGCGTGGGCGAACCGGCACGTCCTCGCTCATGAAGTTCGTCAGGCCTTCGCTCGAGCATTTTCCACGACCCCGGAACATACGGGCATGCGACTCGTGTTCGACGTTGCGCACAATCTCGCCAAGATCGAGGAGCACATCGTCGATGGCTCGAGCCGGCGTTTGTGCGTACACCGCAAAGGGGCGACGCGTGCCTTTGGCCCCGGACATCCTGATCTCGCAGACGACCTCCGCGCGGTCGGCCAGCCAGTGCTCGTTCCGGGATCCATGGGGACGGCGTCGTGGGTGCTCGCCGGTGTGGAGAACAATCCGGCATTCTTTTCGGCGGCGCACGGTGCCGGCCGGATGATGAGTCGCAAGAAGGCCAAGCGGCGCGGATCGGGTGCGGACGTCAAACGCGCGCTCGAGAGGAAGGGGATTGTGGTGCGCCCAGGTTCGGTGGCGCTCCTGTCCGAGGAGGCGCCCTATGCCTACAAGGATGTGGACACGGTCGTCGGTGTCTGTGAGGAAGTCTCTCTGGCTCGCAGGGTGGCGCGACTGCGACCGCTTGGGGTCGTCAAAGGGTAG
- a CDS encoding cysteine hydrolase → MSDATALIVIDVQQGFDDSGFGRRNNPDCERNVAMLIDAWRSNGRPLVFVRHDSAKKGSPLAPGTVGNAFKDVVSGDADLLVTKSVHSAFYGRPDLDAWLQERGIEKVAICGIQTNVCCETTARMASDLGYEVQFVADATFTFATHGPDGDVVSADELTRATCASLEGEFATVVSTANLVS, encoded by the coding sequence ATGTCCGACGCCACCGCCCTCATCGTGATCGACGTGCAGCAGGGATTTGACGATTCCGGCTTTGGACGTCGCAATAACCCCGACTGTGAACGCAACGTGGCCATGCTGATCGATGCGTGGCGATCGAACGGCCGGCCACTGGTCTTCGTTCGGCATGACTCTGCAAAGAAAGGGTCCCCGCTCGCGCCAGGGACCGTGGGGAATGCTTTCAAGGATGTCGTTTCCGGCGACGCCGATCTGCTGGTCACCAAATCGGTGCACTCGGCGTTCTATGGACGGCCGGATCTCGACGCGTGGTTGCAGGAGCGGGGGATCGAGAAGGTGGCCATTTGCGGCATCCAGACGAACGTGTGCTGCGAGACGACCGCCCGGATGGCCTCGGACCTCGGGTATGAGGTGCAGTTCGTGGCCGATGCGACGTTCACGTTCGCCACGCACGGGCCGGATGGGGACGTCGTCTCGGCAGACGAGCTCACGAGGGCTACGTGTGCAAGCCTGGAAGGTGAGTTCGCGACGGTGGTGAGCACCGCGAATCTCGTGTCGTGA
- a CDS encoding helix-turn-helix transcriptional regulator, with product MAKRKDQAVYVISVAAELAGVHPQTLRIYERRGLIEPYRTPGGTRRYSQEDIERLALIQSLTDQGLNLEGVKQVLELRERIERLESDLESIKASLNETIEQTGRQIAEVHRSYRRDIVLRRHAHPDIRRKLRDLFE from the coding sequence ATGGCGAAGCGCAAGGATCAGGCAGTCTATGTGATCTCGGTGGCCGCCGAACTCGCAGGTGTGCACCCGCAGACGCTGCGCATCTACGAACGCCGGGGTTTGATCGAGCCGTACCGGACACCGGGCGGTACGCGCCGGTACTCGCAGGAAGACATTGAACGCCTCGCTCTGATTCAGAGCCTCACCGACCAGGGCCTGAACCTGGAGGGCGTCAAACAAGTTCTCGAACTCCGAGAACGCATCGAACGTCTCGAGAGCGATCTGGAATCGATCAAGGCTTCGTTGAACGAGACCATCGAGCAGACCGGCCGTCAGATCGCGGAGGTGCACCGCAGTTACCGACGCGACATCGTTCTGCGCCGCCATGCACACCCGGACATCCGTAGGAAATTGCGAGACCTGTTCGAATAG
- the dnaJ gene encoding molecular chaperone DnaJ, which yields MMNRDWVDKDFYKVLGVSKNADAKEIKRAYRKLAQQYHPDANPTDAKAEEKFKDISEAYATLSNEEQRKEYDEVRRMVDSGGFRGFQNAPGGFGAGQKIRFEDLGDLFGGGLGEVFGFGGTAGRRSGPQRGADTSAELHLSFEDAIRGVTTTVSVKGETVCRTCRGSGAEPGTPVETCPTCRGSGVVAQSQGFFSTTRPCPTCGGTGTTVRTPCHTCHGSGTTTLSRTIKVKIPAGVKNGAVVRLKGKGAPGKNGGPAGDLLVKVHVARHKLFRRAGDNLKIKVPITFTEAALGTEITVPTLDEPVRLKIPAGTRSGRTFRVRGRGVKKKRGRPGDLLVTVEVVVPTRLSREAKKMLQQFAEEFEAGINPREGLEV from the coding sequence ATCATGAATAGGGACTGGGTCGACAAGGATTTCTACAAAGTCCTTGGTGTCTCGAAGAATGCGGACGCCAAGGAGATCAAGCGCGCCTACCGCAAACTCGCTCAGCAGTACCACCCCGACGCGAACCCTACTGACGCGAAAGCCGAAGAGAAGTTCAAGGACATCTCGGAGGCGTATGCGACGCTCTCCAATGAGGAGCAGCGAAAGGAGTACGACGAGGTGCGGCGGATGGTCGATTCCGGTGGGTTCCGCGGCTTCCAGAACGCTCCCGGCGGCTTCGGTGCCGGCCAGAAGATTCGATTCGAGGACCTCGGGGATCTGTTCGGGGGAGGCCTCGGAGAAGTGTTCGGATTCGGAGGCACCGCAGGTCGACGGTCCGGCCCGCAGCGAGGAGCCGACACGAGCGCCGAACTCCATCTGTCTTTCGAAGACGCGATTCGCGGCGTCACGACAACGGTGTCCGTCAAGGGCGAGACGGTGTGTCGGACGTGTCGAGGTAGTGGAGCGGAGCCGGGTACTCCGGTGGAGACGTGTCCGACGTGCCGCGGAAGCGGCGTGGTCGCCCAGAGCCAAGGTTTCTTCTCCACGACCAGGCCATGCCCAACATGCGGCGGCACCGGGACGACGGTGAGAACCCCATGCCACACGTGTCATGGCTCTGGAACGACGACGCTCTCCCGCACGATCAAAGTCAAGATCCCGGCAGGCGTCAAGAACGGTGCCGTCGTGCGGCTCAAGGGCAAAGGTGCTCCAGGAAAGAACGGTGGACCTGCAGGCGACTTGCTCGTGAAGGTGCACGTGGCGAGACACAAGCTGTTTCGGCGTGCCGGCGACAATCTGAAGATCAAGGTGCCCATCACGTTCACGGAGGCTGCGCTCGGAACCGAGATCACGGTCCCGACCCTCGACGAACCGGTGCGCCTCAAGATCCCGGCCGGAACCCGCAGTGGGCGCACCTTCCGTGTTCGTGGCCGCGGCGTCAAGAAGAAGAGGGGACGCCCTGGTGATCTCCTGGTCACCGTCGAGGTCGTCGTGCCCACCAGGCTGTCGAGGGAAGCCAAGAAGATGCTTCAGCAGTTCGCAGAGGAATTCGAGGCGGGGATCAATCCTCGCGAAGGCCTCGAGGTGTAG
- a CDS encoding nucleotide exchange factor GrpE, giving the protein MTEEPEAVVPAEILPEEEVIDPRDLGLELPEDPSQAVQVLLRTVAALQQEAGTYLNDLQRVAADFDNYRKRMLREQAQNIERAAERVTKNLLPVLDSLDAALATEPGSPAEERLLEGVRSTRDLLLDILRNEGLEPIPSVGVPFDPEAHEAAIAPSEGEGRLVVTKEMRRGYTLHGRVIRAALVAVDHE; this is encoded by the coding sequence ATGACCGAAGAGCCAGAAGCTGTCGTGCCGGCAGAGATCCTGCCGGAAGAAGAGGTTATCGACCCGCGCGATCTCGGACTGGAGCTGCCTGAGGACCCGTCCCAGGCAGTCCAGGTTCTCCTGCGGACCGTGGCGGCGCTCCAGCAGGAAGCAGGAACCTACCTCAACGATCTGCAGCGCGTCGCGGCCGATTTTGACAATTACCGGAAGCGAATGCTGCGCGAGCAGGCACAGAACATCGAACGGGCGGCCGAGCGGGTCACCAAGAACCTGCTGCCGGTGCTGGACTCGCTCGATGCCGCTCTTGCCACCGAGCCGGGCTCACCGGCCGAGGAGCGACTCCTCGAGGGAGTCCGCAGCACTCGCGATCTCCTCCTGGACATCCTCCGCAACGAGGGCCTGGAACCGATCCCGTCCGTCGGAGTTCCCTTCGACCCGGAGGCCCACGAAGCAGCTATCGCCCCTTCGGAGGGCGAAGGCAGGCTCGTGGTTACCAAAGAGATGCGCCGTGGCTACACGTTGCATGGTCGTGTGATCCGCGCAGCACTCGTCGCAGTGGATCATGAATAG
- the dnaK gene encoding molecular chaperone DnaK, with protein sequence MAKAVGIDLGTTNSVIATLEGGEPIIIPNAEGARTTPSVVAFKDGEVMVGEVAKRQAITNPDRTIHSVKRHMGDPNWKVEIEGKSYTPQEISARILMKLKRDAESYLGEPVTEAVITVPAYFNDAQRQATKEAGQIAGLEVQRIINEPTASSLAYGLDKEHDHTILVFDLGGGTFDVSVLEIGEGVFEVKSTSGNTHLGGDDWDQAIVDWLVTEFKNEHGVDLSADRMAVQRLKEAAEKAKIELSQVAETEINLPFITATAAGPLHMQVKLSRSTFQKMTEDLLAKCKPPFEQAIKDAGISVSAIDDVVLVGGSTRMPAVQELVRDLTGGKEPHKGVNPDEVVAAGAAIQAGVLTGDVKDILLLDVTPLTLSIETKGGIATKMIERNTTIPTRRSEIFTTADDNQPEVEIHVLQGERQMAAANKSLGKFRLTGIPPAPMGVPQIEVTFDIDANGIVHVSAKDLGTGKEQAMTITGGTALAQEDIDRMVHDAEQYAEEDRRLREAAETRNQADQLAHQTDKLLTEQAEQLNDEEKTAITSALEELRTTLNDENASTEDLRAKMDAVVSASQSLAQRLYQQQAEQAQQTAAGSDEGPSDEDVVEAEIIDEGDES encoded by the coding sequence ATGGCCAAGGCAGTCGGTATCGACCTCGGTACCACAAACAGCGTGATCGCCACCCTCGAAGGCGGCGAGCCCATCATCATCCCGAACGCGGAAGGCGCCCGCACCACCCCGTCGGTCGTCGCGTTCAAGGACGGCGAGGTGATGGTCGGAGAAGTCGCCAAACGGCAGGCGATCACCAACCCGGACCGCACGATCCACTCCGTGAAGCGACACATGGGCGATCCGAACTGGAAAGTCGAGATCGAAGGCAAGAGCTACACGCCCCAAGAGATCTCCGCACGCATCCTGATGAAGCTCAAGCGTGATGCCGAGTCGTACCTCGGGGAGCCGGTCACCGAAGCGGTAATCACCGTGCCCGCATACTTCAACGACGCGCAGCGCCAGGCCACGAAAGAGGCTGGACAGATCGCAGGCCTCGAAGTGCAGCGCATCATCAACGAACCGACGGCGTCTTCACTCGCCTACGGTCTCGACAAGGAACACGACCATACGATCCTGGTGTTCGACCTCGGTGGCGGCACGTTCGACGTGTCCGTCCTGGAGATCGGTGAGGGCGTCTTCGAGGTGAAGTCCACGTCGGGGAACACCCACCTGGGCGGCGACGACTGGGACCAGGCGATCGTCGACTGGCTCGTCACCGAGTTCAAGAACGAGCATGGCGTCGACCTGTCGGCGGATCGCATGGCGGTCCAACGCCTGAAAGAAGCGGCCGAGAAGGCGAAGATCGAGTTGTCGCAGGTCGCCGAAACCGAGATCAACCTTCCGTTCATCACGGCAACGGCAGCGGGACCGCTCCACATGCAGGTCAAGCTCTCCCGATCCACGTTCCAGAAGATGACCGAGGACCTCTTGGCGAAGTGCAAGCCGCCATTCGAGCAGGCCATCAAGGACGCCGGCATCTCCGTGTCCGCGATCGATGACGTCGTGCTGGTCGGTGGATCGACCCGGATGCCGGCCGTCCAGGAGCTGGTACGTGACCTCACCGGCGGCAAGGAACCCCACAAGGGCGTCAACCCGGACGAGGTGGTCGCTGCCGGCGCCGCCATCCAGGCCGGTGTGCTCACCGGAGATGTCAAGGACATCCTCCTGCTCGACGTGACCCCCCTCACGCTGTCGATCGAGACCAAGGGCGGTATCGCCACCAAGATGATCGAGCGCAATACCACGATCCCGACCCGCCGGTCCGAGATCTTCACGACGGCCGACGACAACCAGCCGGAGGTGGAGATTCACGTGCTGCAGGGCGAGCGCCAGATGGCTGCCGCGAACAAGAGCCTTGGCAAGTTTCGCTTGACGGGTATTCCACCTGCTCCGATGGGGGTCCCCCAGATCGAGGTGACGTTCGACATCGATGCGAACGGCATCGTTCACGTCTCGGCGAAAGACCTCGGCACCGGCAAAGAGCAGGCCATGACGATCACCGGTGGCACTGCCCTGGCCCAAGAGGACATCGATCGCATGGTTCACGATGCCGAACAGTACGCAGAAGAGGACCGCAGGCTTCGTGAAGCAGCAGAGACGCGCAACCAGGCAGACCAGTTGGCGCACCAGACGGACAAGTTGCTGACCGAGCAGGCGGAACAACTCAACGACGAGGAGAAGACGGCGATCACGTCTGCGCTCGAAGAGCTGCGAACGACGCTCAACGACGAGAACGCGTCGACGGAAGACCTCCGGGCGAAGATGGACGCCGTGGTGTCGGCTTCGCAGTCCCTCGCACAGCGGCTGTACCAACAGCAGGCCGAGCAGGCCCAGCAAACGGCGGCCGGGAGCGATGAAGGCCCCTCCGACGAGGACGTCGTCGAAGCCGAGATCATCGACGAAGGTGATGAGTCCTGA